A part of Larkinella insperata genomic DNA contains:
- a CDS encoding type I restriction endonuclease produces MDFKDQIKQLGERVARLKDSILTEEATKTALVMPFLTTLGYDVFNPFEVVPEFISDIGTKKGEKVDYAIMREVNGQPEPCMLIECKHWKQSLTLHDNQLLRYFHVTKARFGILTNGIIYRFYTDLQEPNKMDEKPFLEINLLDLRDNLVEELKKFSKPYFDVDTIISTASELKYTSEIKALIQQEMTNPSDNLVRHFAKQVYSGQLNAKMMEHFTNLVRKSFQHTFSDQITERLKTALDQEEKAIAQPASIDSTPAPPAEEKKAVNVVTTQEELEGFYIVRAILRNNIDINRIVHRDAQSYFAILLDDNNRKPICRLHLNGNKKAITVFDENRTEQRHEISSINDIFLHSQSLIKALSAYEKSIAS; encoded by the coding sequence ATGGATTTTAAAGATCAGATTAAGCAGCTAGGCGAGAGAGTTGCTCGTTTAAAAGATTCGATTTTAACGGAGGAAGCCACTAAAACGGCATTGGTGATGCCGTTTCTTACTACCCTTGGCTATGACGTATTTAACCCCTTTGAAGTAGTCCCAGAATTCATTTCAGATATTGGAACCAAAAAGGGTGAGAAGGTCGACTATGCTATTATGCGTGAGGTGAATGGTCAACCTGAACCATGTATGCTGATAGAATGCAAGCACTGGAAACAGTCGCTGACGCTTCACGATAATCAACTACTGCGGTACTTCCACGTAACAAAAGCGCGCTTTGGAATCCTGACTAATGGGATCATTTATCGATTCTACACTGATTTGCAGGAGCCTAACAAAATGGATGAAAAGCCATTTCTTGAAATCAACCTGCTAGACCTTCGAGATAATTTGGTTGAAGAATTAAAGAAGTTTAGTAAACCATATTTCGATGTTGATACAATTATTTCAACGGCAAGTGAGTTGAAATATACCAGTGAAATCAAAGCGCTGATTCAACAAGAAATGACCAATCCGTCTGATAACCTCGTCCGTCATTTTGCAAAACAGGTGTACAGTGGCCAGCTGAATGCTAAAATGATGGAGCATTTTACTAATCTGGTGCGGAAGTCATTCCAGCACACATTTTCAGATCAGATCACGGAACGTTTAAAAACCGCCTTGGATCAAGAGGAAAAGGCAATTGCTCAACCCGCTTCTATAGATTCAACTCCAGCACCTCCTGCTGAGGAGAAAAAGGCGGTTAATGTTGTTACCACCCAGGAGGAACTAGAGGGTTTCTATATCGTTAGAGCTATTCTTCGAAACAATATAGATATTAACCGGATCGTACACCGCGACGCTCAATCTTATTTCGCTATTCTGCTAGATGACAACAATCGAAAACCTATTTGCCGTTTGCATCTCAACGGAAATAAGAAAGCTATTACTGTCTTCGATGAAAACCGTACAGAGCAACGGCATGAAATAAGTAGTATTAACGATATTTTTCTTCATAGCCAATCATTAATTAAGGCTCTTTCTGCTTACGAAAAATCAATAGCATCTTAG
- a CDS encoding MFS transporter: MPVTIAPSRWYRIIPIVFITYSLAYLDRANFGFAAAGGMNEDLKISQATSSLLSSLFFLGYFFFQIPGAQYAAHKSAKKLILVSLILWAGLAAATGMVSNVTALIVIRFLIGVVESAVMPSMLILLSQWFSKEERSRANTFLILGNPVTVLWMSILSGYLINSVGWRWMFIIQGAPGILWAFVWWKMIDETPQKAYWLTNEEKTLLEERLANEQQAIKPVKNYSQAFRSTPVILLCIHYFLWSLGVYGFVMWLPSIIKASPNMDIVITGWLSAVPYVVASIGMFGASYFSDKAQNRVLFIWPFLLIASVAFMGTYLLEGMDFWLSYIMLVIAGGALYAPYGPFFALVTELLPKNVAGGAIGLINSMGALGSFVGAYLVGYLNGLMGSFHTSYLLMAFAVMGAALLALLLAKTSRG; encoded by the coding sequence ATGCCTGTTACAATAGCTCCGAGTCGTTGGTACCGCATTATTCCGATTGTTTTCATCACCTATAGCCTAGCCTATCTTGATCGAGCTAATTTCGGATTTGCTGCGGCTGGTGGAATGAATGAAGATCTCAAAATTTCTCAGGCAACCTCTTCCCTACTTAGTTCGTTATTCTTCCTGGGTTATTTCTTCTTCCAAATTCCCGGTGCCCAATATGCGGCTCACAAAAGTGCTAAGAAGCTAATATTAGTCTCATTGATTTTATGGGCAGGTTTAGCCGCAGCCACGGGAATGGTAAGTAATGTCACCGCTTTAATTGTGATTCGTTTCCTGATCGGTGTGGTAGAAAGTGCCGTGATGCCTTCCATGCTCATTCTGCTGAGTCAATGGTTTAGCAAGGAAGAACGCTCGCGCGCTAATACCTTTTTGATTTTGGGCAACCCCGTTACCGTCTTATGGATGTCAATTCTCTCGGGTTACTTAATCAATTCCGTTGGCTGGCGATGGATGTTCATCATCCAAGGGGCACCGGGAATCTTGTGGGCTTTTGTCTGGTGGAAAATGATCGATGAAACCCCACAGAAAGCCTATTGGCTTACGAATGAAGAAAAAACACTGCTTGAAGAGCGATTGGCGAATGAACAACAAGCCATTAAACCAGTCAAAAATTACAGCCAGGCGTTTCGTTCTACACCGGTTATCCTGCTATGCATTCACTATTTTTTGTGGAGTCTGGGTGTATACGGTTTTGTGATGTGGCTACCTTCCATTATCAAAGCAAGTCCGAATATGGACATCGTTATTACAGGGTGGTTGTCGGCAGTTCCTTATGTGGTAGCTAGTATTGGCATGTTTGGAGCTTCCTACTTCTCCGATAAAGCCCAGAACCGTGTTCTTTTCATTTGGCCCTTTCTATTGATCGCATCAGTAGCTTTTATGGGCACCTACCTGTTGGAGGGTATGGACTTTTGGCTTTCCTATATTATGCTAGTAATTGCAGGGGGTGCTTTATATGCTCCTTACGGTCCTTTTTTTGCCTTAGTTACCGAACTGTTACCTAAAAACGTTGCAGGCGGGGCTATCGGTTTGATCAATAGCATGGGAGCTTTAGGGTCTTTTGTCGGTGCTTATTTGGTAGGTTATCTCAATGGACTTATGGGAAGTTTCCATACATCCTATTTGTTGATGGCTTTTGCCGTTATGGGAGCGGCTTTACTGGCCTTACTATTAGCTAAGACTTCCAGGGGTTAA
- a CDS encoding T9SS type A sorting domain-containing protein has product MKAIVNTLLVALTLTVTSFSTTQADTRKPKQAAAFQSGMHTTAEGKVQIAVQKETTGAVTVRLINAEGREVFVQPIGKRQQAVRLRLDVSSLPDGIYQIAISNGLTTTTQELTLATKRPTAAPRLIAVR; this is encoded by the coding sequence ATGAAAGCCATCGTTAATACCCTGCTCGTCGCCCTGACCCTGACCGTTACCAGTTTCTCAACTACTCAAGCTGACACCCGCAAACCCAAGCAAGCAGCCGCTTTCCAGAGCGGGATGCATACAACCGCCGAAGGCAAAGTGCAGATTGCGGTTCAGAAAGAAACCACGGGGGCCGTCACGGTCCGGCTGATCAACGCTGAAGGCAGAGAAGTTTTCGTTCAGCCAATCGGTAAACGCCAGCAGGCTGTTCGGTTGCGACTGGACGTCAGCAGCCTGCCCGACGGTATTTATCAGATCGCAATTTCCAATGGTTTGACGACCACCACCCAGGAGTTGACTTTGGCAACGAAGCGCCCCACGGCGGCTCCCCGGCTCATTGCGGTTCGTTAA
- a CDS encoding PAS domain-containing protein, with protein MTISPSSEENNRLAALKSYDILDSLPEQDYEDITLLAAQICQAPIALISLVDEGRQWFKSNHGLDIRETPRNHSFCAQAINNPTQTLVVPDARQDQRFADNPLVAGDPHIVFYAGAPLVDENGFALGSLCVIDQQPRQLTPSQLTALQALSRQVVRLLELRRQTKALQESEERYRNEKAALETNQKRFQTVLKHAPIGLGLLRGEDHVFELVNDQIAQMAGRQVEEMQGKPLLEALPELAQQGLKEIFDSVRQTRQRFVAPEIPVTLQRNNQMETAYFYASFEPVEEPDGTVSIVDFSLDITRQLQGQRDLQASEARFRSIVEQAPMAIGQLKGRELIIELGNPKLFEVWGKDQSVTGMRLIDALPELSGQPFIQLLEEVYDTGRPFYGNGVMAKLMRHGRLEDAYFDFSYTPLRSADNQISGIMIMAVEVTEQVLARQAIEGSEARFRGLIQEAPFAIAVYETADLVISVANPAMIRLWGKTPTVVGQKLVDALPELEGQPFIPLLNVVYETGRTYRTHEQPASLVVDGRLQTFWFNFVYQPLLDAQGNVYAILNMAVDVTEKYLARQELQTSEQRYRDLAGELDQRVQARTEELLQANQELKRSNDNLQQFAYIATHDLQEPLRKMQAFSGLLMEQYAHQLDEQARHYLERIAVTGGRMSMLVKDLSIYSRVAIRQETFGLVALNTVLENVLDALSLLVDERKAAIEVGDLPVVRGDEAQLYQLFQNLVSNALKFTPLDQQPRVRIDYELLDRSQLSAGIQPASYALRFHRISVRDEGIGFDEKYLSRIFLVFQRLHSKDKFPGSGIGLAICQRVVENHGGWITATSKPDEGATFQMYLPA; from the coding sequence ATGACCATCTCTCCATCCTCCGAGGAAAACAACCGGCTTGCAGCCCTCAAAAGTTATGACATCCTTGACTCCCTACCGGAGCAGGACTACGAAGACATTACGCTGTTGGCGGCCCAAATCTGCCAAGCGCCCATTGCACTGATCAGTCTGGTGGATGAGGGGCGCCAGTGGTTTAAATCCAACCACGGGCTTGACATTCGGGAAACTCCGCGCAACCATTCCTTTTGTGCCCAGGCCATCAACAATCCAACCCAAACACTCGTTGTTCCGGACGCCCGGCAGGATCAACGCTTTGCCGACAATCCGCTGGTAGCGGGCGATCCCCACATTGTTTTTTATGCCGGTGCCCCTCTGGTGGATGAGAACGGTTTTGCCCTCGGATCGCTGTGCGTAATTGATCAGCAACCCAGGCAGTTGACCCCGAGTCAGTTGACGGCTCTTCAGGCGTTGTCCAGGCAAGTGGTCCGACTGCTGGAATTGCGCCGACAAACCAAGGCGCTACAGGAAAGCGAAGAACGATATCGGAACGAAAAAGCCGCGCTGGAAACCAACCAGAAGCGGTTTCAAACCGTTTTAAAACATGCTCCAATCGGTTTGGGACTCCTTCGGGGAGAAGACCACGTTTTCGAGCTGGTTAACGACCAAATTGCCCAAATGGCTGGTCGGCAGGTGGAAGAAATGCAGGGGAAACCCCTGTTAGAAGCTTTGCCGGAGTTGGCTCAGCAGGGACTCAAGGAGATTTTTGACTCGGTCCGCCAAACCCGTCAGCGCTTTGTTGCGCCGGAAATTCCCGTAACCCTACAGCGGAATAACCAGATGGAAACGGCTTATTTCTACGCCAGTTTTGAACCCGTCGAAGAACCGGATGGCACGGTTAGTATCGTTGATTTTAGCCTGGACATAACCCGGCAGCTCCAGGGCCAACGCGACTTGCAGGCCAGTGAGGCCCGTTTTCGTTCAATTGTGGAGCAGGCGCCCATGGCCATTGGCCAGTTAAAAGGCCGGGAACTGATCATTGAACTTGGAAATCCCAAACTGTTTGAGGTATGGGGCAAAGATCAGTCGGTTACTGGGATGCGGTTGATCGATGCCCTACCAGAGTTAAGCGGTCAACCGTTTATTCAGCTTCTGGAAGAAGTTTACGATACAGGAAGACCATTTTACGGCAATGGCGTGATGGCCAAACTCATGCGGCACGGCCGTCTGGAAGACGCGTATTTTGATTTTAGTTACACACCCCTGCGCAGCGCGGATAACCAGATTTCGGGGATTATGATTATGGCCGTGGAGGTAACCGAGCAGGTGCTGGCTCGTCAGGCCATTGAGGGCAGCGAAGCGCGTTTTCGGGGACTGATTCAGGAAGCTCCTTTTGCCATTGCTGTTTACGAAACCGCCGATCTGGTTATTTCAGTCGCCAACCCCGCCATGATCCGGCTTTGGGGCAAAACTCCGACCGTTGTTGGGCAGAAACTGGTCGATGCCCTGCCCGAACTGGAAGGCCAGCCGTTTATTCCGCTGCTGAATGTGGTTTATGAAACAGGGCGGACCTACCGCACCCATGAGCAGCCCGCCAGTCTGGTGGTGGATGGCCGCTTACAGACTTTTTGGTTTAATTTTGTTTACCAGCCCTTGCTGGACGCGCAGGGAAACGTCTATGCCATTCTGAATATGGCCGTTGATGTTACGGAAAAATACCTGGCCCGTCAGGAACTGCAAACCAGCGAACAACGATACCGCGATCTGGCCGGAGAACTGGATCAACGGGTGCAGGCCCGGACTGAAGAACTTTTGCAGGCCAATCAGGAACTCAAACGTTCGAACGACAACCTGCAACAATTTGCCTACATTGCCACCCACGATTTGCAGGAGCCGCTGCGTAAGATGCAGGCCTTTAGTGGTTTGCTAATGGAGCAGTATGCTCATCAGCTGGACGAACAGGCCCGGCATTATCTGGAGCGGATAGCGGTGACGGGGGGGCGTATGTCGATGTTGGTCAAAGATTTATCGATTTATTCGCGGGTGGCTATCCGCCAGGAAACTTTTGGTCTTGTCGCGCTCAACACGGTTCTGGAAAACGTGCTGGATGCGTTGTCATTACTTGTTGATGAGCGGAAGGCGGCCATTGAGGTTGGCGATCTTCCGGTTGTCCGGGGCGATGAAGCGCAACTGTATCAGTTGTTTCAGAATTTGGTTTCAAATGCCCTCAAGTTTACCCCTCTGGATCAGCAACCGCGCGTCCGAATCGACTATGAACTACTGGATAGAAGCCAGTTGTCCGCTGGTATTCAGCCCGCCAGCTACGCCCTGCGGTTTCACCGAATCAGTGTACGGGATGAAGGCATCGGTTTTGATGAGAAATATTTAAGCCGGATATTCCTCGTTTTCCAGCGACTGCACAGCAAAGATAAATTCCCGGGTTCTGGAATTGGTTTGGCCATCTGCCAGCGAGTGGTGGAAAATCATGGAGGATGGATTACCGCCACCAGCAAACCGGATGAGGGGGCCACATTCCAGATGTATTTACCGGCCTAA